One Coregonus clupeaformis isolate EN_2021a chromosome 21, ASM2061545v1, whole genome shotgun sequence DNA window includes the following coding sequences:
- the LOC121534984 gene encoding lactosylceramide 1,3-N-acetyl-beta-D-glucosaminyltransferase A: MFVNFRRIRKCQCVQLMTTCLVLSVVMVCWEQLDSSVMSHVNSYSYRYLVNSYTLINKSFTIPRQQAHIFSNHRYLLNHPYKCSGEKDVLLLLLIKSSPENFERRRAIRSTWGNETYIRQALGVTVKVMFVLGLPKQHETAQPWMRRSGGIQDDLVDEDRWHGDLVQQDFVDSFHNLTLKLLLQFRWAHFYCPRARFLMTADNDIFVHMPNLVRYLQDMDRKGVTDFWIGRVHRGAPPIRRKESKYYVPQEMYPWASYPDYTAGAGYVVSRDVADKIYKASLTLNASLYIDDVFMGICANAMGVLPQEHVYFSGEGKAPYHLCIYDKMMTSHGHVADIYELWKAATNPEVKRVTSGLFGRLYCTAVKLTLLCRPYFFNTYPCKAALL; this comes from the coding sequence ATGTTTGTGAATTTCCGGCGGATCCGCAAGTGCCAGTGCGTGCAGTTGATGACCACATGCTTGGTGCTGTCGGTGGTGATGGTATGCTGGGAGCAGCTGGACAGCAGCGTGATGAGCCACGTCAACTCCTACTCTTACCGCTACCTGGTCAACAGCTACACTTTAATCAACAAGAGCTTCACCATCCCACGCCAGCAGGCCCACATATTCAGTAACCACCGCTACCTACTCAACCACCCGTACAAGTGCTCAGGAGAGAAGGATGTTTTACTGCTTCTTCTCATCAAGTCCTCCCCGGAGAACTTCGAGAGACGGCGAGCCATACGGTCGACATGGGGCAACGAGACCTACATCCGCCAGGCCCTGGGGGTGACGGTGAAGGTGATGTTTGTGCTGGGCCTCCCCAAGCAGCATGAGACTGCCCAGCCATGGATGAGGAGGAGCGGAGGCATCCAGGACGACCTTGTCGATGAGGACCGCTGGCATGGCGACTTGGTCCAGCAGGACTTTGTGGACTCGTTCCACAACCTCACCCTCAAGCTTCTGCTACAGTTCCGCTGGGCTCACTTCTACTGCCCCCGCGCCCGCTTCCTCATGACGGCTGACAACGACATCTTTGTGCACATGCCCAACCTGGTGCGCTACCTGCAGGACATGGACAGGAAGGGCGTGACGGACTTCTGGATCGGTCGCGTGCACAGAGGCGCGCCACCCATCCGCCGGAAGGAAAGCAAGTACTACGTCCCGCAGGAGATGTACCCGTGGGCGTCATACCCGGACTACACAGCAGGGGCCGGTTACGTTGTCTCAAGAGATGTGGCAGACAAAATCTACAAGGCCTCGTTGACGCTCAATGCCTCGCTGTACATCGACGATGTCTTCATGGGCATCTGCGCCAATGCCATGGGCGTGTTGCCGCAGGAACATGTGTACTTCTCAGGCGAAGGCAAGGCGCCATACCACTTGTGCATATACGACAAGATGATGACGTCGCACGGCCATGTGGCCGACATTTATGAACTCTGGAAAGCCGCCACAAACCCGGAGGTCAAAAGGGTCACGTCGGGACTTTTTGGGAGGTTGTACTGCACGGCAGTGAAACTAACCCTCCTCTGCAGACCCTACTTCTTCAACACCTACCCCTGCAAGGCAGCCTTGTTGTAG